The proteins below come from a single Fusibacter sp. A1 genomic window:
- a CDS encoding YibE/F family protein: MKQLMSIFLCMVMLLSSIVAFADAGDESDNDLGDTKLYKAVVETVTQAAIEPDGFIEKLLLVESRIKSGDKKGELIHLEVYITSTEAYPMNLKTGDRIIVGFTTYNDGYEDVFLGDYQRDYAVIWLVLAFVAVILWVGRWQGVKTVATLAITLGTIWFVHIPLLLRGVSPIMTTIVIAMIVTTLTIGIVSGWTKKSLAAIVGTTAGVVISGVIAYSFSKGIHLTGFSNEEAVMLKFIPQGDIFKATELLLSGILLGALGAVMDVAMSIASAIEELNAVSPTMHWRKLYSSGMNIGRDVMGTMTNTLILAYVGSSLPMILLFVANEMPMMRVMNLDVIATEFVRSLAGSIGIVMSIPITALLAVALLKGKMK, from the coding sequence ATGAAACAATTGATGAGTATTTTTCTTTGTATGGTAATGCTCTTATCCTCCATAGTCGCATTTGCAGATGCTGGGGATGAGTCTGATAATGATCTTGGCGATACGAAGCTCTACAAAGCGGTAGTAGAGACGGTCACCCAGGCGGCAATAGAACCGGATGGCTTTATCGAGAAGCTGCTGCTTGTCGAATCGAGAATTAAAAGTGGCGACAAGAAAGGTGAGCTAATCCACCTTGAAGTTTATATCACTTCGACAGAAGCTTATCCCATGAATTTAAAAACAGGGGATAGGATCATTGTAGGCTTTACAACCTATAATGATGGTTACGAAGATGTGTTCTTAGGGGATTATCAGAGAGACTATGCTGTGATCTGGCTTGTACTCGCATTTGTCGCCGTTATCTTGTGGGTAGGCAGATGGCAAGGAGTGAAGACGGTAGCAACACTTGCGATTACTTTAGGCACTATCTGGTTTGTACATATTCCCCTGCTGCTAAGAGGGGTCAGTCCCATCATGACGACAATCGTCATTGCGATGATTGTGACAACGCTCACCATTGGAATCGTATCAGGATGGACGAAGAAGAGCCTGGCAGCGATCGTAGGTACGACTGCCGGCGTTGTGATTTCTGGCGTGATCGCCTACTCCTTCAGTAAAGGCATACATCTGACCGGTTTCTCCAACGAAGAAGCCGTGATGTTAAAGTTTATTCCACAAGGTGATATCTTTAAGGCCACCGAACTGCTGTTGTCGGGTATTTTACTTGGAGCCTTAGGGGCTGTGATGGACGTTGCCATGTCTATCGCATCGGCGATTGAGGAACTTAACGCGGTATCTCCGACGATGCACTGGAGAAAGCTTTATTCATCCGGCATGAATATCGGACGGGATGTGATGGGTACGATGACGAATACCCTCATTCTCGCCTATGTAGGTAGCTCGCTACCGATGATCTTGCTGTTTGTAGCAAATGAGATGCCCATGATGCGTGTTATGAATCTTGATGTGATCGCAACTGAGTTCGTCAGGTCCCTAGCGGGAAGTATAGGTATCGTAATGAGTATTCCGATTACTGCACTTTTGGCAGTAGCGCTATTAAAGGGTAAAATGAAATAG
- a CDS encoding ECF transporter S component, with the protein MKLNTKQLALAGIFAALVFVATWLIGFPIPAGSGYMHLGDTMVYISGALLGPLGALAAGIGSFLADFAAGYASYALPTFIIKSLDALVVAIIVGKTVKVDDMIWMRIIKFIIATVFGGLVMVSGYFAFEWFVYPEYAVIDIIPNIIQATGGILLATPLYAALSKLNLK; encoded by the coding sequence ATGAAATTGAATACAAAACAGCTTGCACTTGCTGGAATATTCGCAGCACTAGTGTTTGTAGCAACATGGTTGATCGGATTCCCGATACCGGCCGGTAGCGGTTATATGCATCTTGGAGACACGATGGTCTACATATCTGGAGCCTTGCTTGGCCCTTTAGGCGCCTTAGCGGCTGGCATAGGATCATTCTTAGCGGACTTTGCTGCCGGATATGCATCCTACGCCCTTCCTACATTCATCATAAAGAGTTTGGATGCCTTAGTGGTAGCAATCATCGTAGGTAAGACGGTTAAAGTGGACGATATGATCTGGATGAGGATCATCAAGTTCATCATTGCAACGGTATTCGGCGGACTAGTGATGGTCAGCGGGTATTTCGCATTTGAATGGTTTGTATACCCTGAGTACGCTGTTATCGACATCATACCTAATATCATTCAAGCGACAGGCGGAATATTGCTTGCGACTCCACTTTACGCGGCACTGTCTAAATTAAACCTTAAATAG
- a CDS encoding PilZ domain-containing protein, which translates to MALKFNTGDTVELQLDKHDPSSKYRTVIESVEGDKVFEVFAPIHSGKVVLIGNGNIITVVFSQLNKATSRYEIFSFKARLESKENREGVALIKLLRISDFKKTQRRDFYRLNFVKEMELSTSLDGTGKIEVLSRDISAGGMRCVTTKRVKPGEKVIIHIVLVPKEPIDIIADVVSCDNMPDSMLRYDLRLRFNNLSKSQQTKLIRQINGVQAEYLKKLANKDYESHMEHILPNLSEEKLVRYNADVKFSIRLGYLMAINWILCFVIFILIVIARPVNEYPVARFFNIYTRTGWSPQALNVAIGVSVGTIILSILGLTIDRLRFAGRKPVNMTFVVCGSFALLAILICVTLYATVLNV; encoded by the coding sequence GTGGCTTTAAAATTTAACACAGGAGATACGGTAGAACTACAACTGGATAAGCATGATCCGTCAAGCAAGTACAGGACGGTGATCGAATCTGTCGAAGGAGATAAGGTCTTTGAAGTATTTGCTCCGATACACAGTGGTAAAGTTGTCTTGATCGGAAACGGGAATATTATCACAGTGGTATTTTCACAGTTGAACAAGGCTACAAGCCGCTATGAAATCTTTAGTTTTAAAGCACGCCTGGAATCGAAGGAAAATAGAGAGGGTGTCGCGCTGATTAAGCTTTTGAGAATCAGCGACTTTAAGAAAACACAAAGAAGAGATTTCTACCGATTGAATTTTGTAAAGGAAATGGAGCTTTCCACAAGCCTAGACGGTACGGGGAAAATCGAAGTGCTTTCAAGAGATATCAGCGCCGGAGGCATGAGGTGCGTTACGACAAAGCGCGTCAAACCGGGAGAAAAAGTGATTATCCATATCGTCCTGGTCCCTAAGGAGCCGATCGATATCATCGCTGACGTCGTCAGCTGTGACAACATGCCTGACAGTATGCTGCGGTATGATCTTAGGTTGAGATTCAACAACTTGTCAAAATCCCAGCAGACAAAACTGATCAGGCAGATCAACGGCGTACAGGCGGAGTATTTAAAAAAACTCGCCAACAAGGATTACGAGTCGCATATGGAGCACATTCTACCGAATTTGAGCGAAGAAAAGCTGGTTCGCTATAATGCGGACGTGAAATTTTCAATAAGATTAGGCTACCTCATGGCGATCAACTGGATCTTGTGTTTTGTCATTTTCATACTGATTGTCATTGCCCGACCGGTGAATGAATATCCTGTCGCCAGATTTTTCAACATCTATACCCGGACAGGTTGGAGCCCGCAGGCACTCAATGTTGCAATCGGTGTTTCAGTGGGTACAATTATATTATCCATATTGGGATTAACAATTGATCGGTTAAGATTCGCAGGTAGAAAACCTGTGAATATGACCTTTGTGGTTTGTGGGAGCTTCGCACTGCTCGCCATCTTGATTTGCGTCACCTTATATGCAACCGTATTGAACGTATGA
- a CDS encoding Eco57I restriction-modification methylase domain-containing protein, producing the protein MKELIDRLNQINNMEAFENEVLMFDGSIETAARIQAGAYYTPLELAKEMVEDSIRTYLENCGFTCDQVNGLLSVTSDQGHVKSMMDKLSRAYFLDMACGTGVFAYAYLLTLRSLCENHRMDFGPLFDKATSGMVLNDLNKNALSLLCLLFEKRFGSTGNITVLNQNALTELRGHSEIERICQTGGFDLIIGNPPYLGERGNKSLFEPLKAHELTKGYYEGKMDLFYFFLHHAMDLVSDKGVVTQITTSYFTTADGAKKLRASLKSKMDFRRITHLEAYDLFKDVKKLSFLIYSITPKQTGSLKNMIFKQDDNIEILTQEDLYDDYGQIVLRRNIQWHELLTKAQSNSSAILSEVLTINQGLVSGADRFTKRLAVKYPQMGQEEGPIFVFLKDELPKNMPGDLFKSFIKNGQIKPYRIRGEIDKYVLYSVGDKISGYPEWIEHLSRYREHLEKRREVRNGSKAWYELQWGRKETVFTGAKIVVPQRARQNSFALCTEEYYGSADIYYLSDAKEDLTTLKAFTVYLNSSWIFLWLYHMGKRKGELLELYATPLGRIPVPKFSKENMLSLALIHDEYMESENDNLLRKAELIIGKTFDFTEEQIEKIMEFKLSH; encoded by the coding sequence TTGAAGGAATTAATCGATAGATTGAATCAGATAAACAATATGGAAGCCTTTGAAAACGAAGTGCTGATGTTCGACGGATCGATAGAAACGGCTGCGAGGATACAGGCTGGAGCCTATTACACGCCCCTGGAACTGGCAAAGGAAATGGTTGAGGATTCGATACGAACCTATCTCGAAAACTGCGGTTTTACCTGTGATCAGGTGAATGGGCTTTTAAGCGTCACTTCGGATCAAGGACATGTGAAGTCGATGATGGATAAGTTGAGCCGCGCATATTTTTTGGATATGGCTTGCGGCACAGGTGTGTTCGCCTACGCGTATTTGCTGACACTACGCTCCTTATGCGAAAATCACAGGATGGATTTTGGTCCACTGTTCGACAAGGCGACATCAGGAATGGTTTTAAACGATTTGAATAAAAACGCGCTATCTCTCCTTTGCCTGCTGTTTGAAAAACGTTTCGGTTCGACAGGTAATATCACGGTGCTTAACCAGAATGCGTTGACAGAGCTAAGGGGCCATTCTGAAATTGAAAGGATCTGTCAAACTGGCGGATTTGATCTTATCATCGGAAATCCTCCTTATCTTGGTGAAAGGGGAAACAAGTCACTCTTTGAACCGCTTAAGGCACACGAACTCACCAAGGGGTACTACGAAGGCAAGATGGACCTCTTTTACTTCTTTTTACACCATGCGATGGATCTTGTTTCTGATAAGGGGGTCGTAACACAGATTACGACAAGTTACTTCACGACCGCAGACGGCGCCAAGAAGCTGAGAGCCTCGCTGAAGTCCAAGATGGACTTTAGGAGAATCACACATTTAGAAGCCTATGACCTATTCAAAGACGTAAAAAAGTTGAGTTTTTTGATTTATAGCATCACCCCAAAACAAACGGGCAGCCTTAAAAATATGATCTTTAAGCAGGACGACAACATCGAAATTCTGACTCAAGAGGACTTGTATGACGACTATGGGCAGATCGTACTGAGGAGAAACATCCAGTGGCATGAGCTCTTGACAAAGGCGCAGAGCAATTCGTCTGCGATTCTTTCAGAGGTGTTGACAATCAATCAGGGACTGGTTTCAGGTGCCGATAGGTTTACAAAACGGTTGGCGGTGAAATACCCTCAGATGGGACAGGAAGAAGGACCGATCTTTGTGTTTCTCAAAGATGAACTCCCTAAAAATATGCCCGGTGACTTGTTCAAGTCCTTTATCAAAAATGGACAGATCAAGCCGTACAGGATCAGGGGTGAGATAGATAAGTATGTCCTCTATAGCGTAGGTGATAAAATAAGCGGTTATCCTGAGTGGATAGAGCACTTAAGCAGGTATAGAGAGCACCTTGAAAAGCGAAGAGAAGTAAGAAACGGATCGAAAGCCTGGTATGAGCTTCAATGGGGACGTAAGGAAACCGTGTTCACAGGTGCGAAGATAGTCGTACCGCAACGGGCGAGACAAAACAGTTTTGCCTTGTGTACAGAAGAATATTACGGTAGCGCGGACATTTATTACTTATCCGATGCGAAGGAGGATTTGACAACCCTAAAGGCCTTTACCGTCTATTTGAACAGTTCTTGGATATTCTTATGGCTTTACCACATGGGCAAACGTAAGGGGGAACTGCTTGAACTCTATGCGACTCCGCTTGGGCGTATACCTGTTCCGAAGTTTTCCAAGGAGAATATGCTCAGCCTAGCTCTGATACATGACGAGTATATGGAATCTGAAAACGACAACTTATTAAGAAAAGCGGAACTGATCATTGGAAAAACCTTTGATTTTACCGAAGAACAGATAGAGAAAATAATGGAATTCAAATTGAGTCATTAA
- a CDS encoding HAD family hydrolase produces the protein MSKLVIWDIDGTLLHCFGTGKEALEATYKEMYGIEGAMQRISLAGVVDSEVIKTINSSYGLSDFDSAAFYRMYAERLMKLLTTGQGIVVIDGIEPVLKNLQRPGLYHVIGTGNCKAGARVKLELSGLSDYFEHGAFGDEVGDRDALLALARTRAEDVFRTKFLDDEVMVIGDTPKDITSAKSNDFVAVATTTGYYDERELAVHTPDFIIDHFSELIGVIDNQWPKGY, from the coding sequence ATGAGTAAATTAGTCATTTGGGATATCGATGGTACCTTGCTACATTGCTTCGGTACCGGCAAAGAAGCCCTTGAAGCTACTTACAAAGAGATGTATGGCATTGAAGGGGCGATGCAGCGGATCAGCCTTGCGGGAGTTGTGGATTCTGAGGTGATCAAGACCATCAACAGCTCCTATGGACTTTCTGATTTTGACAGTGCCGCATTCTACCGCATGTATGCCGAGCGCTTGATGAAGCTTTTGACGACCGGCCAGGGGATAGTGGTGATCGACGGTATTGAGCCTGTGCTCAAGAATCTGCAAAGACCGGGACTTTATCATGTGATCGGAACAGGAAACTGCAAAGCCGGCGCGCGAGTAAAGCTTGAATTGTCGGGACTGAGCGACTATTTTGAACATGGAGCGTTTGGGGACGAGGTCGGTGACAGGGATGCGCTGCTTGCGCTTGCAAGAACCCGCGCCGAAGATGTGTTCAGAACCAAGTTTTTAGATGATGAAGTGATGGTGATAGGAGATACTCCAAAGGACATTACTTCAGCTAAATCGAATGATTTTGTTGCAGTAGCAACCACAACAGGGTATTATGATGAAAGGGAATTGGCAGTACATACTCCTGATTTTATCATTGATCATTTTAGTGAACTAATTGGTGTGATTGACAATCAGTGGCCTAAAGGTTATTAG
- a CDS encoding DHHA1 domain-containing protein, giving the protein MTTKAYLDDSYTMNFSATVLSCMEAGEQFHLILDKTYFYPEGGGQPTDIGSIGGIDTFDVRHHQNEIIHITNAPIKPGAKVECQVNRTVRMDYSSQHTGQHLLSAVLDKSYGAATVGFHLTKDNLTIDIDRTLTNEDYLNIERSVNSLIRENRKMLVHYPDTEDLESYSLRKTPKVRKDIRLVEIEGYDTVPCGGTHLNRTGEVGSFKIRKIDKYKSGQRISFCCAKRATDLSILEHETVTSFITKLSAPLEELPQSLDAILDRIDQMNRKLIEFEMKAIDSMAAAALEEATTIHDMPFVSFWFEDLSQNAFKALLSTVTEGTDGLIVAANFDDGSGQLIIHTGNFSSRVNAKELMKRLQSTYDLKGGGSPQRAQGGTKDIKELSRAFEAAKRILADG; this is encoded by the coding sequence ATGACAACAAAAGCTTATTTGGACGATAGCTATACGATGAATTTCTCTGCCACGGTACTCAGCTGCATGGAAGCCGGCGAGCAGTTTCACCTGATACTTGACAAGACCTACTTTTATCCGGAAGGTGGTGGACAGCCCACAGACATCGGATCGATCGGCGGAATCGACACCTTCGATGTGCGCCACCATCAGAATGAAATCATCCACATCACCAACGCCCCTATCAAACCGGGTGCTAAAGTGGAGTGTCAAGTAAACCGTACCGTTCGCATGGACTATAGCAGCCAACATACCGGTCAGCATCTGCTTTCTGCGGTTCTTGACAAATCATATGGCGCTGCGACCGTCGGCTTTCATCTGACAAAAGACAACCTAACGATCGATATCGACCGAACTTTGACAAATGAGGATTACCTGAACATAGAACGTTCCGTGAACTCCCTTATCCGCGAGAACAGAAAGATGCTTGTTCACTATCCAGACACCGAAGACCTTGAAAGCTATTCGCTTAGAAAAACGCCGAAAGTAAGAAAGGACATTCGCCTAGTCGAAATTGAAGGATACGATACCGTACCTTGCGGCGGAACGCATCTGAACCGCACCGGCGAAGTGGGCTCCTTCAAGATCAGAAAAATCGACAAATACAAAAGCGGACAGCGTATCAGCTTCTGCTGCGCTAAACGGGCGACCGACCTTTCTATTCTTGAACATGAGACCGTCACTTCCTTTATCACGAAACTGTCCGCTCCACTCGAGGAACTGCCCCAGTCGCTAGATGCCATCCTTGACAGAATCGATCAGATGAACAGGAAACTGATCGAATTTGAAATGAAGGCGATCGACTCCATGGCGGCAGCCGCTCTTGAAGAGGCCACCACGATCCATGACATGCCCTTTGTCAGCTTTTGGTTTGAAGATCTTAGTCAAAACGCTTTTAAAGCCTTGCTGTCAACTGTCACGGAAGGAACCGACGGCCTTATCGTCGCAGCCAACTTCGACGACGGCAGCGGGCAACTGATCATCCACACAGGCAACTTCTCAAGCCGTGTGAACGCAAAGGAGCTTATGAAGCGATTACAGTCCACATACGATTTAAAAGGCGGAGGAAGCCCGCAGCGGGCTCAAGGAGGCACCAAGGATATCAAGGAGCTTTCCAGGGCTTTTGAGGCTGCTAAGAGAATTTTAGCGGATGGCTGA
- a CDS encoding TIGR01212 family radical SAM protein (This family includes YhcC from E. coli K-12, an uncharacterized radical SAM protein.), with the protein MTYYRYSDYLKDMYQQKVYKLPVNLPVTCPNRDGAAGSGGCIFCSEIGAGFEMLEVQVSVVEQLRRNMSYIKEKYKAEKFIAYFQNYSNTYLPVDEMMGFVQAATIENIVEICLSTRPDCLSGAHLEALAKFKQETGLAISIELGLQSVNDETLRKINRGHDVACFVHAVNKIKEKGFQVGVHLIPNLPWDTKEDIVSAARLMSALEVDTVKLHSLYVLKGTELARLYEEGSIEICGIEEYYERIILFLRHLSPRIGVQRFFGRAPKDQTLFCNWSRSWRYLQDELDTLLVKQNIQQGDRLKWSVYE; encoded by the coding sequence TTGACATATTATAGATATTCGGATTATTTAAAAGACATGTATCAGCAGAAAGTATACAAACTGCCTGTGAACTTACCGGTGACCTGCCCCAATAGGGACGGTGCCGCAGGTTCTGGAGGCTGCATCTTCTGTTCGGAGATAGGTGCGGGTTTTGAAATGCTCGAAGTGCAGGTTTCAGTGGTCGAGCAGCTCAGACGAAATATGAGTTATATTAAAGAAAAATACAAGGCGGAGAAATTCATCGCATATTTTCAGAATTACTCGAACACGTATTTACCGGTGGACGAGATGATGGGATTTGTTCAGGCTGCAACTATCGAGAACATCGTCGAAATCTGCCTGTCCACGAGGCCTGACTGCTTGAGCGGCGCACATCTGGAGGCGCTTGCTAAGTTCAAGCAGGAAACCGGTCTAGCGATAAGCATTGAGCTTGGGCTTCAGAGTGTGAACGATGAGACACTACGAAAGATCAACCGTGGACATGATGTGGCTTGTTTCGTTCATGCGGTCAATAAGATAAAAGAAAAAGGCTTTCAGGTTGGCGTGCACCTGATACCCAATTTACCTTGGGACACGAAAGAAGATATCGTATCCGCTGCAAGACTCATGTCTGCTTTGGAGGTGGACACGGTCAAGCTGCACAGCCTCTATGTGCTTAAAGGCACAGAGCTTGCGAGACTTTATGAGGAAGGATCGATTGAAATCTGTGGAATTGAAGAGTACTACGAAAGAATTATCCTATTCTTGAGGCATCTGTCGCCTAGGATTGGCGTTCAACGCTTTTTTGGAAGAGCACCCAAGGATCAGACCTTGTTTTGCAATTGGAGCAGAAGCTGGCGTTACCTACAAGATGAACTGGACACCTTATTGGTAAAACAAAATATCCAACAAGGTGACAGACTGAAATGGAGCGTTTATGAGTAA